Proteins found in one Perca fluviatilis chromosome 9, GENO_Pfluv_1.0, whole genome shotgun sequence genomic segment:
- the prg4b gene encoding proteoglycan 4b isoform X1: MSPAVLCAVILLACVFTFSAAQTSCKGRCGVEYYRGYMCQCDYNCLSYGECCKDYESQCTTKNSCKGRCGEGFKRGRLCSCDSDCAKYKQCCPDHKMHCDEEEEISEAASATAPVKTNSCNNVNNKPKEPTQQATETSSFNKGNNADDHLIPLVSPTSYPQDDPSDDMYSQIIPNDEFSNNKVEDPEASPILESTSSYRSSTADLLDQISTEPTQNPDTLEFSTESFTVFSQKQTTLSDIEKTQADDSPSTLYLINEEAPTENTGASDPTISSETGTTLPHPTAAADHVSRQPSPTSGPQTEYSPTADTPELQTAGQGEVQPEGDVLPDDPTVASSDESDVTTLPSNTASYTPVAPVSAGATLGPFTVLENSQVTTISASTLDLTPNPEATTSNAGPDDTEKNTESVTTGPPSSLADLEDPSTSVSPAGPGDLPELEAPITHIPSSTEAVQDDTTDEVTAGVTTKPLNVTPDPTKPTTPIATLKPQAKPDPYNPLPVKPTPAKPTLAKPSSKPETKPQDTAQTLNIDNSRNYQADDSNDTNLCSGRPVSAVTTLRNGTIVVFRGHYFWILDRNMVPGPARGITQVWGVPSPIDTVFTRCNCQGKTYIFRGSQYWRFENDVLDPNYPKVIATGFDGLRGHITAALSVPQYRMRTESVYFFKRGGFVQKYSYQFGTSPTCGRKVQNAVFTPHNRMVRQAVSLLGPAVNIRTSWRGFPSTITAAVSILSNREPEGYKYYVFSRSKSYNVRLDSKLPVIATPAANASPQSNNFFNCQKTV; the protein is encoded by the exons ATGTCTCCCGCTGTACTTTGTGCTGTTATTTTGCTGGCATGTGTCTTCACATTTAGTGCTGCTCAAA CAAGCTGTAAAGGTCGATGTGGTGTTGAGTACTACAGGGGTTACATGTGCCAGTGTGATTATAACTGCCTGTCTTATGGAGAGTGCTGCAAAGACTATGAATCCCAATGCACCACAA aaaactcatgTAAAGGACGGTGTGGCGAAGGCTTCAAAAGAGGCCGGCTGTGTAGCTGTGACTCTGACTGCGCTAAGTACAAACAGTGTTGTCCAGATCACAAGATGCACTGTGATGAAGAAG AAGAAATCAGTGAAGCAGCCAGTGCAACAGCACCAGTGAAGACTAATTCATGCAATAATGTAAATAACAAACCAAAAG AGCCGACTCAACAAGCAACAGAGACTTCTTCATTCAACAAGGGAAACAATGCAG ATGACCATTTGATTCCACTGGTCAGTCCAACATCATATCCACAAGATGATCCCAGTGATG ATATGTACTCCCAGATTATTCCCAATGATGAGTTTTCCAACAATAAAGTGGAGGACCCGGAGGCAAGTCCAATCCTAGAGAGCACCAGCAGCTATAGATCGTCTACAGCTGACCTACTGGATCAAATTTCTACTGAACCCACCCAAAATCCAGACACTCTGGAGTTCAGTACAGAGTCATTTACAGTCTTCTCTCAGAAACAGACGACTCTCTCAGATATCGAAAAAACACAGGCCGATGACAGCCCCTCCACCCTTTACCTCATCAACGAGGAAGCCCCCACTGAGAACACAG GTGCCAGTGATCCTACCATCTCATCCGAGACAGGAACAACTCTCCCTCATCCCACAGCAGCAGCTGATCATGTCTCCCGCCAGCCTAGCCCAACCTCAGGACCCCAAACTGAGTATTCTCCTACAGCCGACACCCCAGAGCTCCAGACAGCGGGGCAGGGAGAGGTACAGCCTGAGGGTGACGTTCTTCCTGATGATCCCACTGTAGCCTCCTCTGATGAGTCAGATGTTACAACCCTACCCTCCAACACAGCCTCCTACACACCTGTGGCCCCAGTATCCGCAGGAGCCACACTGGGCCCTTTTACAGTCCTGGAAAACTCTCAGGTCACCACCATCTCTGCCTCAACGCTGGACCTGACACCCAACCCAGAGGCAACCACTTCAAACGCCGGGCCAGATGATACTGAGAAAAACACAGAAAGCGTCACTACAGGCCCTCCATCTTCTCTGGCAGACCTTGAAGATCCTTCCACCAGTGTTTCTCCTGCAGGGCCCGGGGACTTGCCAGAGCTTGAAGCCCCGATTACCCACATTCCCTCATCCACAGAAGCAGTGCAGGATGACACGACAGATGAAGTTACAGCAGGAGTAACCACTAAACCACTAAATGTCACTCCAGACCCAACCAAACCAACAACACCTATAGCCACCTTAAAACCCCAGGCCAAACCTGACCCATACAACCCATTGCCAGTTAAACCAACTCCGGCTAAACCTACCCTGGCTAAACCCAGCTCCAAACCTGAGACTAAGCCTCAGGACACTGCACAAACTCTCAACATAGATAATTCCAGAAACTACCAAGCAG atgaCAGCAACGATACAAATCTGTGTAGTGGGCGGCCGGTCAGTGCAGTCACTACGCTGAGGAATGGCACAATTGTGGTTTTCAGAG GACACTACTTCTGGATTCTGGACAGAAACATGGTGCCTGGTCCGGCTCGCGGCATCACACAAGTGTGGGGCGTCCCTTCCCCCATCGACACGGTGTTCACCCGCTGCAACTGCCAAGGGAAAACGTACATTTTCAGG GGATCCCAGtactggagatttgaaaatgaTGTGTTGGACCCTAACTATCCAAAGGTCATTGCAACAGGCTTTGATGGGCTTCGGGGCCACATCACAGCTGCTCTGTCTGTGCCTCAGTACCGTATGAGGACAGAGTCAGTTTACTTCTTCAAGAGAG GGGGATTTGTTCAGAAATATTCCTACCAGTTTGGCACCAGTCCAACATGTGGCAGGAAAGTCCAGAATGCTGTTTTCACACCCCACAACCGAATGGTTAGACAAGCAG TGTCTCTTCTCGGGCCAGCTGTCAACATCAGGACATCTTGGAGAGGTTTCCCCTCCACCATCACAGCTGCTGTGTCCATCCTGAGCAACAGAGAGCCAGAGGGATACAAATACTACGTCTTCTCAAGAT CCAAATCCTACAACGTGAGGCTGGATAGTAAACTTCCCGTCATTGCTACTCCTGCAGCCAACGCGTCACCTCAGAGCAACAACTTTTTCAATTGCCAAAAGACAGTCTGA
- the prg4b gene encoding proteoglycan 4b isoform X2, translated as MSPAVLCAVILLACVFTFSAAQTSCKGRCGVEYYRGYMCQCDYNCLSYGECCKDYESQCTTKNSCKGRCGEGFKRGRLCSCDSDCAKYKQCCPDHKMHCDEEEPTQQATETSSFNKGNNADDHLIPLVSPTSYPQDDPSDDMYSQIIPNDEFSNNKVEDPEASPILESTSSYRSSTADLLDQISTEPTQNPDTLEFSTESFTVFSQKQTTLSDIEKTQADDSPSTLYLINEEAPTENTGASDPTISSETGTTLPHPTAAADHVSRQPSPTSGPQTEYSPTADTPELQTAGQGEVQPEGDVLPDDPTVASSDESDVTTLPSNTASYTPVAPVSAGATLGPFTVLENSQVTTISASTLDLTPNPEATTSNAGPDDTEKNTESVTTGPPSSLADLEDPSTSVSPAGPGDLPELEAPITHIPSSTEAVQDDTTDEVTAGVTTKPLNVTPDPTKPTTPIATLKPQAKPDPYNPLPVKPTPAKPTLAKPSSKPETKPQDTAQTLNIDNSRNYQADDSNDTNLCSGRPVSAVTTLRNGTIVVFRGHYFWILDRNMVPGPARGITQVWGVPSPIDTVFTRCNCQGKTYIFRGSQYWRFENDVLDPNYPKVIATGFDGLRGHITAALSVPQYRMRTESVYFFKRGGFVQKYSYQFGTSPTCGRKVQNAVFTPHNRMVRQAVSLLGPAVNIRTSWRGFPSTITAAVSILSNREPEGYKYYVFSRSKSYNVRLDSKLPVIATPAANASPQSNNFFNCQKTV; from the exons ATGTCTCCCGCTGTACTTTGTGCTGTTATTTTGCTGGCATGTGTCTTCACATTTAGTGCTGCTCAAA CAAGCTGTAAAGGTCGATGTGGTGTTGAGTACTACAGGGGTTACATGTGCCAGTGTGATTATAACTGCCTGTCTTATGGAGAGTGCTGCAAAGACTATGAATCCCAATGCACCACAA aaaactcatgTAAAGGACGGTGTGGCGAAGGCTTCAAAAGAGGCCGGCTGTGTAGCTGTGACTCTGACTGCGCTAAGTACAAACAGTGTTGTCCAGATCACAAGATGCACTGTGATGAAGAAG AGCCGACTCAACAAGCAACAGAGACTTCTTCATTCAACAAGGGAAACAATGCAG ATGACCATTTGATTCCACTGGTCAGTCCAACATCATATCCACAAGATGATCCCAGTGATG ATATGTACTCCCAGATTATTCCCAATGATGAGTTTTCCAACAATAAAGTGGAGGACCCGGAGGCAAGTCCAATCCTAGAGAGCACCAGCAGCTATAGATCGTCTACAGCTGACCTACTGGATCAAATTTCTACTGAACCCACCCAAAATCCAGACACTCTGGAGTTCAGTACAGAGTCATTTACAGTCTTCTCTCAGAAACAGACGACTCTCTCAGATATCGAAAAAACACAGGCCGATGACAGCCCCTCCACCCTTTACCTCATCAACGAGGAAGCCCCCACTGAGAACACAG GTGCCAGTGATCCTACCATCTCATCCGAGACAGGAACAACTCTCCCTCATCCCACAGCAGCAGCTGATCATGTCTCCCGCCAGCCTAGCCCAACCTCAGGACCCCAAACTGAGTATTCTCCTACAGCCGACACCCCAGAGCTCCAGACAGCGGGGCAGGGAGAGGTACAGCCTGAGGGTGACGTTCTTCCTGATGATCCCACTGTAGCCTCCTCTGATGAGTCAGATGTTACAACCCTACCCTCCAACACAGCCTCCTACACACCTGTGGCCCCAGTATCCGCAGGAGCCACACTGGGCCCTTTTACAGTCCTGGAAAACTCTCAGGTCACCACCATCTCTGCCTCAACGCTGGACCTGACACCCAACCCAGAGGCAACCACTTCAAACGCCGGGCCAGATGATACTGAGAAAAACACAGAAAGCGTCACTACAGGCCCTCCATCTTCTCTGGCAGACCTTGAAGATCCTTCCACCAGTGTTTCTCCTGCAGGGCCCGGGGACTTGCCAGAGCTTGAAGCCCCGATTACCCACATTCCCTCATCCACAGAAGCAGTGCAGGATGACACGACAGATGAAGTTACAGCAGGAGTAACCACTAAACCACTAAATGTCACTCCAGACCCAACCAAACCAACAACACCTATAGCCACCTTAAAACCCCAGGCCAAACCTGACCCATACAACCCATTGCCAGTTAAACCAACTCCGGCTAAACCTACCCTGGCTAAACCCAGCTCCAAACCTGAGACTAAGCCTCAGGACACTGCACAAACTCTCAACATAGATAATTCCAGAAACTACCAAGCAG atgaCAGCAACGATACAAATCTGTGTAGTGGGCGGCCGGTCAGTGCAGTCACTACGCTGAGGAATGGCACAATTGTGGTTTTCAGAG GACACTACTTCTGGATTCTGGACAGAAACATGGTGCCTGGTCCGGCTCGCGGCATCACACAAGTGTGGGGCGTCCCTTCCCCCATCGACACGGTGTTCACCCGCTGCAACTGCCAAGGGAAAACGTACATTTTCAGG GGATCCCAGtactggagatttgaaaatgaTGTGTTGGACCCTAACTATCCAAAGGTCATTGCAACAGGCTTTGATGGGCTTCGGGGCCACATCACAGCTGCTCTGTCTGTGCCTCAGTACCGTATGAGGACAGAGTCAGTTTACTTCTTCAAGAGAG GGGGATTTGTTCAGAAATATTCCTACCAGTTTGGCACCAGTCCAACATGTGGCAGGAAAGTCCAGAATGCTGTTTTCACACCCCACAACCGAATGGTTAGACAAGCAG TGTCTCTTCTCGGGCCAGCTGTCAACATCAGGACATCTTGGAGAGGTTTCCCCTCCACCATCACAGCTGCTGTGTCCATCCTGAGCAACAGAGAGCCAGAGGGATACAAATACTACGTCTTCTCAAGAT CCAAATCCTACAACGTGAGGCTGGATAGTAAACTTCCCGTCATTGCTACTCCTGCAGCCAACGCGTCACCTCAGAGCAACAACTTTTTCAATTGCCAAAAGACAGTCTGA